A genomic segment from Sander vitreus isolate 19-12246 chromosome 3, sanVit1, whole genome shotgun sequence encodes:
- the aamdc gene encoding mth938 domain-containing protein, translating into MVCPSLYTVYGLSSVLTDSRNESPSTTVLLVLQKVASCNMTSPEIASLSWGHMTVKGCSSSYKDCKVWPGGSRAWDWRETGTNHSPGVQPADLEEVLKKGIDLLVIGRGMSEALQVPSSTLDFVMQKGVDVRVLQTEKAVAEYNKLAGQGAKVGGVFHSTC; encoded by the exons atggtctgtCCCTCCTTATATACCGTCTATGGTCTGTCCAGTGTGTTGACGGATTCCAGAAACG AGTCACCATCTACTACCGTCTTACTCGTCTTACAGAAGGTAGCCTCGTGTAACATGACGTCTCCAGAGATCGCCTCTCTTTCCTGGGGACACATGACAGTGAAGGGGTGCTCCTCCAGCTACAAGGACTGTAAGGTCTGGCCTGGAGGCAGCCGAGCCTGGGACTGGAGAGAGACTGGGACCAAC CATTCCCCGGGAGTACAACCTGCAGATCTGGAGGAGGTGCTGAAGAAGGGAATAGACTTGCTGGTCATCGGCAGAGGCATGAGCGAAGCTCTGCAG GTTCCCTCCTCCACTCTGGACTTTGTGATGCAGAAAGGCGTCGACGTCAGAGTCTTGCAGACGGAGAAGGCCGTCGCTGAATACAACAAACTGGCTGGCCAGGGCGCCAAGGTGGGGGGGGTCTTCCACTCCACCTGTTGA